The proteins below come from a single Cupriavidus pauculus genomic window:
- a CDS encoding molecular chaperone, translated as MRHAATGRRPDSATLLALVLAALAAVCPAHATSLQITPVRIDLPAGAGAAALTLRNQGNTPIHAQVRVFRWTQDTGNDALTATEEVVASPPIVRIQGGSDQLVRIVRPARAAAPGAPAGESAYRLLIDELPVPDATPDASGVKLQLRYSVPVFAGTPPATTPPQLMLNLWRDDGESRGAWVLAVRNAGQRHARLSDIALVNGGQRINVGSGLFGYALPGAVRVWKIHLPAGFAPASSMRLDGAVNGEPQSLPVAAGRP; from the coding sequence ATGCGCCACGCCGCCACAGGGCGGCGTCCGGATTCCGCAACGCTGCTGGCACTGGTGCTGGCCGCGCTGGCAGCGGTCTGCCCGGCGCACGCCACTTCATTGCAGATCACCCCGGTACGGATCGACCTGCCCGCCGGCGCGGGCGCGGCCGCGCTCACGCTGCGCAATCAGGGCAACACGCCCATCCATGCGCAGGTGCGTGTCTTCCGCTGGACGCAGGACACCGGCAACGACGCGCTGACCGCCACCGAGGAAGTGGTGGCCAGCCCGCCGATCGTGCGCATTCAGGGCGGCAGCGATCAGCTCGTGCGCATCGTGCGGCCCGCACGCGCCGCGGCACCGGGCGCGCCGGCGGGCGAATCCGCATATCGGCTGCTCATCGACGAACTGCCGGTCCCCGATGCCACGCCCGATGCATCGGGCGTCAAGCTCCAGCTGCGCTATTCGGTGCCCGTGTTCGCGGGCACGCCCCCGGCCACGACGCCGCCGCAACTCATGCTGAACCTGTGGCGTGACGATGGGGAAAGCCGCGGCGCCTGGGTCCTCGCCGTGCGCAATGCGGGCCAGCGCCACGCGCGGCTCAGCGATATCGCACTCGTCAACGGCGGCCAGCGGATCAACGTGGGCAGCGGGTTGTTCGGCTACGCGCTGCCCGGTGCAGTGCGCGTCTGGAAAATCCATCTGCCCGCGGGCTTCGCGCCCGCCAGCAGCATGCGGCTCGATGGTGCGGTCAACGGCGAACCGCAAAGCCTGCCGGTCGCGGCGGGCCGCCCCTAG
- a CDS encoding efflux RND transporter periplasmic adaptor subunit translates to MNHQSRRTLIAVAIVAVLGIGVATSVLRPWHGGEAQANTATPPAPAVEVAAVVGKTITEWDEFSGRMEAVDRVEIRPRVSGTIDTVHFREGAIVKKGDPLFTIDPRPYAAEVARAEAALAAAQVRASHAQTEKARAQRLLDDNAISKREYDERINTASETGADVRGAQAALESARLNLSYTRIVAPVAGRVSKAEITVGNLVAAGASSPALTTVVSVSPIYASFDVDEQSYLRFTAPGAGGGKKDLPVFLGLADEDGNPREGKVQWVDNRLDTRSGTIRMRAVFNNDDGRLLPGLYAKVKLGGGTPHPAVLINDRAVGTDQGKKFVLVVGKDNKLGYREVDLGPSYDGLRVIRKGLTPGENIVVNGLQRVRPGDTVAPKVVDMAFRSELQPKANANAPKQAEQADKAAEQVVGGNEKPAAKPVS, encoded by the coding sequence ATGAATCACCAGTCTCGACGCACGCTGATTGCCGTTGCCATCGTGGCGGTTCTCGGTATTGGCGTGGCAACCTCGGTCCTGCGTCCGTGGCATGGGGGCGAAGCGCAGGCCAACACAGCAACCCCGCCGGCACCAGCCGTGGAAGTCGCCGCCGTGGTCGGCAAGACGATCACGGAATGGGATGAGTTCTCGGGCCGCATGGAGGCCGTCGATCGCGTGGAGATTCGTCCGCGCGTCTCCGGCACCATCGACACCGTGCATTTCCGCGAAGGCGCGATCGTGAAGAAGGGCGACCCGCTCTTTACGATCGACCCGCGTCCGTACGCCGCCGAAGTGGCGCGCGCGGAAGCGGCACTGGCCGCCGCGCAGGTTCGCGCCTCGCATGCGCAGACCGAGAAGGCACGTGCGCAGCGCCTGCTGGACGACAACGCGATTTCCAAGCGCGAATACGACGAGCGCATCAATACGGCCAGCGAAACCGGTGCCGACGTACGCGGCGCGCAGGCGGCGCTCGAGTCCGCGCGGCTGAACCTCAGCTACACGCGCATCGTCGCGCCGGTGGCGGGGCGTGTGTCGAAGGCGGAAATCACGGTGGGCAACCTCGTGGCGGCAGGCGCGTCGTCGCCGGCGCTGACGACGGTGGTGTCGGTCTCGCCGATCTACGCGAGCTTCGACGTGGACGAGCAGAGCTATCTGCGCTTCACGGCGCCGGGCGCGGGCGGCGGCAAGAAGGATCTGCCGGTCTTCCTGGGTCTGGCCGACGAAGACGGCAACCCGCGCGAAGGCAAGGTGCAGTGGGTGGACAACCGCCTGGATACGCGTAGCGGCACCATCCGCATGCGCGCCGTCTTCAACAACGACGATGGCCGCCTGCTGCCGGGCCTGTACGCGAAGGTCAAGCTCGGTGGCGGCACGCCGCATCCGGCCGTGCTGATCAACGATCGCGCCGTGGGCACCGATCAGGGCAAGAAGTTCGTGCTGGTGGTCGGCAAGGACAACAAGCTCGGCTACCGCGAGGTGGACCTCGGACCGTCGTACGACGGGCTGCGCGTGATCCGCAAGGGCCTGACCCCCGGCGAGAACATCGTCGTGAACGGCCTGCAGCGCGTGCGTCCGGGCGATACCGTCGCCCCGAAGGTTGTCGATATGGCATTCCGCAGCGAACTCCAGCCAAAGGCTAATGCGAATGCACCGAAGCAGGCGGAGCAGGCCGACAAGGCTGCCGAGCAGGTTGTCGGTGGCAACGAGAAGCCCGCGGCAAAACCGGTGAGCTAA
- a CDS encoding alpha/beta hydrolase produces MSKTISSTQPVALVEQGKEPGKSGGKTIKAGARVAQHEVVSGERTISVWVSYPPGYAPGGAQASSGLLPWLVYLHAGGFVQSDCEAACELAADLASTVPAVVVTPSYSLAPDHPFPAAPEDAVNTVAWVLKHARRLKVDKSRFAVVGEEAGGNLAIALSQMLRDRGLPQPAGQWLIRPVTDPCLQHASCTAGPRRVSMEMLQQLACNYRDYLPTPADSVHPYAAPALASRLGGLPPALVQVAELDALRAEGEAFAERLRKAGVPAETMIMPGACGDGVEQSHESCQAWVNEGARFLRACFAQGDDASSRPERRSGA; encoded by the coding sequence ATGTCCAAGACAATCAGCTCGACCCAACCGGTAGCCCTTGTGGAACAAGGGAAGGAACCCGGCAAGTCGGGCGGAAAGACGATCAAGGCAGGGGCGCGGGTCGCGCAGCATGAGGTGGTGAGCGGTGAACGTACGATCTCCGTATGGGTGAGTTACCCTCCGGGATATGCCCCGGGCGGCGCGCAGGCGAGCAGCGGACTGCTGCCCTGGCTCGTGTACCTCCATGCGGGCGGTTTCGTGCAGAGCGATTGCGAGGCGGCATGCGAGCTGGCGGCGGATCTGGCCAGCACGGTGCCCGCCGTGGTGGTGACGCCGAGCTATTCGCTGGCGCCCGACCATCCGTTTCCGGCCGCGCCGGAAGATGCCGTGAATACGGTGGCGTGGGTGCTCAAGCACGCACGGCGCCTGAAGGTAGACAAGTCGCGCTTTGCAGTCGTTGGAGAAGAAGCCGGGGGCAACCTGGCGATCGCGCTGTCGCAGATGCTGCGCGATCGGGGATTGCCGCAACCGGCGGGTCAATGGCTGATTCGACCGGTGACGGACCCATGCCTGCAGCATGCATCGTGCACGGCCGGTCCTCGCCGTGTGTCGATGGAAATGTTGCAGCAATTAGCGTGCAATTATCGAGACTACCTGCCGACGCCGGCGGATAGCGTGCACCCGTATGCCGCGCCGGCGCTGGCTTCGAGGCTGGGCGGACTTCCCCCGGCGCTCGTGCAGGTGGCCGAACTGGATGCATTGCGGGCGGAGGGCGAAGCGTTCGCCGAGCGCCTGCGCAAGGCCGGAGTGCCGGCCGAGACCATGATCATGCCCGGCGCCTGTGGCGACGGGGTGGAACAGTCCCATGAGAGTTGCCAGGCATGGGTCAACGAAGGTGCGCGATTCCTGCGCGCGTGTTTTGCGCAGGGCGACGACGCCTCATCCCGGCCCGAACGCCGGTCCGGCGCATAG
- a CDS encoding efflux RND transporter permease subunit, whose amino-acid sequence MNLSKFFIDRPIFAGVLSVLIFLIGAISMFKLPISEYPEVVPPSVVVRAQFPGANPKVIAETVATPLEEQINGVEDMLYMNSQANSDGSLTLTVTFKLGTDPDKAQVLVQNRVAQAEPRLPEDVRRLGITTVKSSPDLTMVVHLVSPNDRYDMTYLRNYALINVKDRLARIQGVGQVQMFGSGDYSMRVWLNPEKIAERQLSASDVVRAIREQNVQVAAGVIGQSPSLPGTDLQLSVNAQGRLQTVEEFGDIVVKSSPDGAVTYLKDIARIELGASEYALRSLLDNKSAVALPIFQSPGSNAIQISDDVRKTMEELKEGFPDGVDYSIVYDPTQFVRHSIEAVVHTLFEAIALVVLVVILFLQTWRASIIPLLAVPVSIVGTFGLMHAFGFSINALSLFGLVLAIGIVVDDAIVVVENVERNIEEGLPPKEATYKAMREVSGPIIAIALTLCAVFVPLGFMTGLTGQFYKQFALTISISTIISAFNSLTLSPALSALLLRGHDAPKDWLTRAMDRVLGGFFKRFNRFFHRSSENYGKGVTGVIGRKTAVFGVYAVLLVATWGIFQMVPKGFVPAQDKQYLVSFAKLPDGATLDRTEDVIRRMSEIALKQPGVESAVAFPGLSINGFVNSPSQGIVFATLKPFDERKSKDLSGDAIAAALNQKYGAGIQDAFIAVFPPPPVQGLGTIGGFKMMIEDRQALGYDALFDATNAFLGKARATPELAGLFSNYQINVPQLDVQLDRVKAKQLGVPVTDVFDTLQTYLGSTYANDFNKFGRTYQVKVQADAQFRAHAEDILQLKVRNQSGEMVPLSSLVKVKQGFGPDSVVRYNAFTAADINGGPAPGFSSGQAQAAVERVAAETLPKGIKFEWTDLTYQDILAGNAGIWIFPLCVLLVFLVLAAQYESLTMPLAVILIVPMSLLAAMTGVWLTRGDNNIFTQIGFIVLVGLSAKNAILIVEFARELEHHGRTVVQAAIEASRLRLRPILMTSFAFIMGVVPLVVSTGAGAEMRHAMGVAVFAGMLGVTFFGLFLTPVFYVSLRLLATRRERREAAAHKGGASEAIASAE is encoded by the coding sequence ATGAATCTCTCGAAATTCTTTATCGATCGCCCGATTTTTGCGGGCGTGCTGTCGGTGCTGATCTTCCTGATCGGCGCCATCTCGATGTTCAAGCTACCGATCTCGGAGTACCCGGAAGTGGTACCGCCGTCGGTCGTTGTGCGCGCGCAGTTCCCGGGCGCCAACCCGAAGGTGATCGCCGAAACGGTGGCCACGCCGCTGGAAGAGCAGATCAACGGCGTCGAGGACATGCTGTACATGAACTCGCAGGCCAACAGCGACGGTTCGCTGACGCTGACCGTGACGTTCAAGCTCGGCACCGATCCCGACAAGGCACAGGTGCTCGTGCAGAACCGGGTGGCGCAAGCCGAGCCGCGTCTGCCCGAGGACGTGCGCCGTCTGGGTATCACGACCGTCAAGAGCTCGCCCGACCTCACCATGGTGGTCCACCTGGTGTCGCCGAACGACCGCTACGACATGACGTACCTGCGCAACTACGCGCTGATCAACGTCAAGGACCGCCTCGCGCGGATCCAGGGCGTCGGCCAGGTGCAGATGTTCGGTTCGGGTGACTACTCGATGCGCGTCTGGCTGAACCCGGAGAAGATTGCCGAGCGTCAGCTGTCCGCCTCCGACGTGGTGCGCGCGATCCGCGAGCAGAACGTGCAGGTGGCGGCCGGCGTGATCGGCCAGTCGCCGTCGCTGCCGGGTACCGACCTGCAACTGTCGGTGAACGCGCAGGGCCGCCTGCAGACCGTCGAGGAGTTTGGCGACATCGTCGTCAAGAGCTCGCCCGATGGCGCGGTCACGTACCTGAAGGACATCGCGCGCATCGAACTCGGCGCGTCGGAATATGCGCTGCGCTCGCTGCTGGACAACAAGTCCGCCGTGGCGCTGCCGATCTTCCAGTCGCCGGGCTCCAACGCGATCCAGATCTCGGACGACGTCCGCAAGACCATGGAGGAGCTGAAGGAAGGCTTCCCCGATGGCGTGGACTACAGCATCGTGTATGACCCGACGCAGTTCGTGCGTCACAGTATCGAGGCCGTGGTGCATACGCTGTTCGAGGCGATTGCGCTCGTGGTGCTCGTGGTGATCCTGTTCCTGCAGACGTGGCGCGCATCGATCATCCCGCTGCTGGCGGTGCCGGTGTCGATCGTCGGTACGTTCGGCCTGATGCATGCGTTTGGCTTCTCCATCAACGCGCTGTCGCTGTTCGGCCTCGTGCTGGCCATCGGTATCGTGGTGGACGATGCGATCGTGGTGGTGGAAAACGTCGAGCGGAACATCGAGGAAGGATTACCGCCGAAGGAAGCCACATACAAGGCCATGCGCGAAGTGAGCGGCCCGATCATCGCGATCGCGCTGACGCTGTGCGCGGTGTTCGTGCCGCTGGGCTTCATGACGGGCCTGACCGGCCAGTTCTACAAACAGTTCGCGCTGACGATCTCCATCTCGACGATCATCTCGGCCTTCAACTCGCTGACGCTGTCGCCGGCCCTGTCCGCGCTGCTGCTGCGAGGCCACGATGCACCGAAGGACTGGCTGACGCGTGCGATGGATCGCGTGCTGGGCGGCTTCTTCAAGCGCTTCAACCGCTTCTTCCATCGCAGCAGCGAGAACTACGGCAAGGGCGTGACCGGTGTGATCGGCCGCAAGACCGCCGTGTTCGGCGTCTACGCGGTGCTGCTGGTCGCCACCTGGGGCATTTTCCAGATGGTGCCGAAGGGCTTCGTTCCCGCGCAGGACAAGCAGTATCTGGTGAGCTTCGCCAAGCTGCCTGACGGCGCGACGCTGGACCGCACCGAGGACGTGATCCGCCGCATGTCGGAGATCGCGCTCAAGCAACCGGGCGTGGAATCGGCCGTGGCCTTCCCGGGCCTGTCGATCAACGGTTTCGTGAACAGCCCGAGCCAGGGCATCGTGTTCGCGACGCTGAAGCCGTTCGACGAGCGCAAGTCGAAGGACCTGTCGGGTGACGCCATTGCCGCCGCGCTGAACCAGAAGTACGGTGCCGGCATCCAGGACGCGTTTATCGCCGTGTTCCCGCCGCCGCCGGTGCAGGGCCTCGGTACGATCGGTGGTTTCAAGATGATGATCGAGGACCGTCAGGCGCTCGGTTACGACGCGCTGTTCGACGCGACCAATGCGTTCCTCGGCAAGGCTCGCGCCACGCCGGAGCTCGCTGGTCTGTTCTCCAACTACCAGATCAACGTGCCGCAGCTCGACGTTCAGCTGGATCGCGTGAAGGCCAAGCAGCTGGGCGTGCCCGTGACGGACGTGTTCGACACGCTGCAGACGTACCTGGGCTCGACCTATGCGAACGACTTCAACAAGTTCGGCCGTACGTATCAGGTGAAGGTGCAGGCGGATGCGCAGTTCCGCGCGCACGCCGAGGACATCCTGCAGCTGAAGGTCCGCAACCAGTCGGGCGAGATGGTGCCGCTGTCGTCGCTGGTCAAGGTGAAGCAGGGCTTCGGTCCGGATAGCGTGGTGCGCTACAACGCGTTCACCGCCGCCGACATCAACGGCGGTCCGGCTCCGGGCTTCTCGTCGGGCCAGGCGCAGGCTGCCGTGGAACGCGTGGCCGCGGAAACGCTGCCGAAGGGGATCAAGTTCGAGTGGACCGACCTGACGTACCAGGACATCCTGGCCGGCAATGCGGGCATCTGGATCTTCCCGCTGTGCGTGCTGCTCGTGTTCCTGGTGCTGGCCGCGCAGTATGAAAGCCTGACGATGCCGCTCGCGGTGATCCTGATCGTGCCGATGAGCCTGCTCGCCGCCATGACCGGTGTGTGGCTGACCCGTGGCGACAACAACATCTTCACGCAGATCGGCTTCATCGTGCTTGTGGGGCTGTCAGCGAAGAACGCGATCCTGATCGTGGAGTTCGCACGGGAGCTCGAGCATCACGGCCGTACCGTGGTCCAGGCCGCCATCGAAGCCAGCCGCCTGCGTCTGCGCCCGATTCTGATGACGTCGTTCGCGTTCATCATGGGTGTGGTG
- a CDS encoding fimbria/pilus outer membrane usher protein: MACRRAARPVRLAWIVCLVLTSASAARADDGPVPAGASGVQTTYLEVMVNGVSTGAVARFAENGGALSTPLEELGEIGLRADPSLAGANGMVPLDRLPGVTYRYEPSMQRVYLNVEDSQRLPVQLGSRGRARPPVTSGFGFVLNYEAYAQPDTGNELGLYTEQRLFHPGGVFSNTGVSTFYNGNNRYVRLDTSWSHADPTGMQSILVGDAITGALPWSRPVRIGGFQIRRNFGLRPDLITYPLPALGGSAAVPGAVDLYINNVRQYTGQVPSGPFVINNAPALSGAGQATIVVRDALGRDVSTTVPLYIDSRLLAKGLFDYSFEAGFARTSYGIDSFRYDTAPAASGSVRYGLSDAITLEGHGEASRGVGIAGAGVLFKLPLTGVLNLSTSTSASGGQQIGLGYQWRTPAFSIDVQGTRAFGDYKDLAASTGSPMPSALYRGTVSVPLGRSGNIAASYIDLSDPVYGAARIGSLAWTAQLGRRAAFTASTYRDFAAGSSYGVSLSLTFLIDNDTTASSTVGREGGKPTFIGAVSRTVPYEGGWGYQVGAQRGGDMWRGFAQANVRGRYGDAYAAVQDLQGRVTTAFGASGSLVAMDGTVMAGRRIDQSFALVSTGGVPDLPVLVENRRIGTTDSGGHFLVPNLLPYDANRIEIDALNLPINTRLSSTRLSIAPALQSGAVAAFSIQSFRGGQVVLTDAVGTPLPAGTAVLHVESGDRTVIGYDGLAFFESLRDDNTFRADTDQGPCTARLRYAATSDPLPRLGPIACTGSAP; the protein is encoded by the coding sequence ATGGCATGCCGCCGCGCCGCGCGCCCGGTCCGCCTGGCCTGGATCGTCTGCCTCGTGCTGACGTCCGCTTCGGCCGCACGCGCCGACGATGGGCCGGTTCCCGCGGGCGCATCGGGCGTCCAGACCACGTATCTCGAAGTCATGGTCAACGGCGTATCGACGGGTGCCGTCGCGCGATTCGCGGAGAACGGTGGCGCCCTCTCGACGCCGCTCGAGGAACTGGGCGAGATCGGCCTGCGCGCGGATCCGTCGCTGGCCGGCGCCAATGGCATGGTCCCGCTCGATCGCCTGCCCGGCGTGACGTATCGCTATGAGCCGAGCATGCAGCGCGTCTACCTGAACGTCGAAGACAGCCAGCGCCTGCCCGTGCAACTGGGCTCGCGCGGACGCGCGCGGCCGCCGGTGACGAGCGGTTTCGGCTTCGTGCTCAACTACGAGGCCTACGCGCAGCCTGACACGGGCAACGAACTGGGCCTCTATACCGAGCAGCGGCTGTTCCATCCGGGCGGCGTGTTCAGCAATACGGGGGTCTCCACGTTCTACAACGGCAACAACCGCTACGTGCGCCTCGATACGTCGTGGAGCCATGCGGACCCCACCGGCATGCAGTCGATTCTCGTCGGCGATGCGATTACGGGCGCGCTGCCATGGAGCCGCCCCGTGCGTATCGGCGGCTTCCAGATCCGGCGCAACTTCGGATTGCGGCCCGACCTGATCACCTATCCGCTGCCCGCGCTCGGCGGCTCGGCCGCGGTGCCGGGCGCCGTCGATCTGTATATCAACAATGTGCGCCAGTACACGGGACAGGTGCCGAGCGGCCCGTTCGTGATCAACAACGCGCCGGCACTGAGCGGCGCGGGCCAGGCGACCATCGTCGTGCGCGATGCGCTGGGCCGCGACGTCAGCACCACGGTGCCGCTGTATATTGACTCCCGATTGCTGGCCAAGGGGCTGTTCGACTATTCGTTCGAGGCCGGCTTCGCGCGCACGTCCTATGGCATCGACTCGTTCCGCTACGACACGGCACCGGCGGCAAGCGGCTCCGTGCGTTATGGCCTCAGCGATGCGATCACGCTGGAGGGCCATGGCGAGGCCTCGCGCGGCGTCGGCATCGCGGGGGCGGGCGTGCTGTTCAAGCTGCCGCTCACGGGCGTGCTGAACCTCTCCACGAGCACGAGCGCGTCCGGCGGCCAGCAGATCGGACTCGGCTACCAGTGGCGCACGCCCGCGTTCAGTATCGACGTGCAGGGCACGCGCGCGTTCGGCGACTACAAGGACCTTGCCGCCAGCACCGGCTCGCCCATGCCGAGCGCGCTCTATCGCGGAACGGTCTCGGTGCCTCTCGGCCGCAGCGGCAATATCGCCGCGAGCTATATCGATCTGTCGGACCCCGTCTATGGCGCCGCGCGCATCGGCTCGCTGGCATGGACCGCGCAGCTCGGGCGCCGCGCGGCATTTACGGCGAGTACCTATCGCGATTTCGCCGCAGGCTCGTCCTACGGCGTCTCGCTGTCGCTGACCTTCCTGATCGACAACGACACCACGGCATCGTCCACGGTGGGCCGCGAAGGCGGCAAGCCTACCTTTATCGGCGCGGTCAGCCGCACGGTGCCGTACGAAGGCGGATGGGGCTATCAGGTCGGCGCCCAGCGCGGCGGCGACATGTGGCGCGGCTTCGCGCAGGCCAACGTGCGTGGGCGTTATGGCGACGCCTATGCGGCCGTGCAGGATCTGCAGGGGCGCGTGACCACGGCCTTCGGCGCCAGCGGGTCCCTCGTCGCGATGGACGGTACCGTGATGGCGGGCCGCCGCATCGACCAGAGCTTTGCGCTCGTCTCCACGGGCGGCGTGCCGGATCTGCCCGTGCTGGTCGAGAACCGCCGCATCGGCACCACCGACAGCGGCGGCCACTTCCTCGTGCCGAACCTGCTCCCGTACGATGCCAATCGTATCGAGATCGATGCGCTGAACCTGCCCATCAACACGCGTCTGAGCTCCACGCGGCTATCGATCGCCCCCGCACTGCAGTCCGGCGCCGTCGCGGCGTTCTCCATCCAGTCGTTCCGCGGCGGACAGGTGGTGCTTACCGATGCCGTCGGCACACCGCTGCCGGCCGGTACCGCGGTGCTGCATGTGGAAAGCGGCGATCGCACGGTCATCGGCTACGATGGCCTCGCCTTCTTCGAATCGCTGCGGGACGACAACACGTTCCGCGCCGACACCGATCAGGGCCCGTGCACGGCGCGCCTGCGCTATGCGGCGACCAGCGATCCGCTGCCACGGCTCGGCCCGATCGCCTGCACCGGCAGCGCGCCATGA
- a CDS encoding LysR family transcriptional regulator translates to MDRLVSMQAFTRVVDVGSFARAAESLDLPKATLTRLIQNLETHLGVKLLHRTTRRISVTTDGAAYYERCVRILADVEEAEQSLTRHNNSPRGTLCVDTVAGLAQMVIIPHLQEFFEAYPELKLELTLNGKPIDLLKEGVDVVLRVGNLLDESMVARRIGVLKLGMYASPIYLRRHGTPTNLTELAQHKAVNYLSNRTGREMPWPLTRGDEQGEILLPSVISTNDAEVYLGCTLEGHGISRISRAMAEPYVASGRLVEVMPDWQTEELPISAMYPQNRHLSAKVRVFVNWAADLFSKHPHFGAAQQPSTRDAIRALAAAG, encoded by the coding sequence ATGGATCGTCTAGTCTCAATGCAGGCATTCACACGGGTGGTGGATGTCGGCAGCTTTGCCCGCGCGGCCGAATCGCTCGACCTGCCCAAGGCCACCCTGACCCGCCTGATCCAGAATCTGGAAACCCACCTCGGGGTCAAGCTGCTGCACCGTACCACACGCCGCATCAGCGTGACGACCGATGGCGCTGCGTATTACGAACGCTGCGTGCGGATTCTCGCGGACGTCGAGGAAGCCGAGCAATCGCTGACCCGGCACAACAATTCGCCACGTGGGACGTTATGCGTGGACACGGTAGCAGGCCTCGCGCAGATGGTCATCATCCCCCATTTGCAGGAGTTCTTCGAGGCCTACCCCGAGCTCAAGCTCGAACTGACGCTCAACGGCAAACCCATCGACCTGCTCAAGGAAGGCGTGGACGTGGTGCTGCGCGTCGGCAACCTGCTGGACGAAAGCATGGTCGCGCGCCGCATCGGTGTGCTGAAGCTCGGGATGTACGCGTCCCCGATCTATCTGCGCCGTCATGGCACGCCGACCAATCTGACCGAGCTGGCCCAGCACAAGGCCGTGAACTACCTGTCCAACCGCACGGGACGCGAGATGCCGTGGCCCCTCACGCGCGGCGACGAGCAGGGCGAGATCCTGCTGCCGTCGGTGATCTCGACCAACGACGCCGAGGTCTACCTGGGCTGCACGCTGGAAGGCCATGGCATCTCGCGGATCTCGCGCGCGATGGCCGAGCCCTATGTCGCCAGCGGCAGGCTCGTCGAGGTCATGCCCGACTGGCAGACCGAAGAACTGCCGATCTCGGCGATGTATCCGCAGAACCGCCACCTTTCGGCCAAAGTCCGAGTGTTCGTCAACTGGGCGGCGGACCTGTTCTCGAAGCATCCGCACTTCGGCGCCGCGCAGCAGCCCTCCACGCGCGACGCGATCCGCGCGCTGGCCGCGGCGGGCTGA
- a CDS encoding BON domain-containing protein, protein MPSNEAVLTQARAALSQVPYQGRQLQPAIHLRLSDGALILEGEVGSIVDKTRAAAHVRRVDGVTAVIDHLRVADGAVPVGDGALRDAVCERLLNAIDFRNCRICAHTKGRVETVREAVGERSGWIEVAAADGVVTLRGNVISLSHMRLAGVLAWWSGGCRCVINEIVVAPAETDRDDEISEALQLVLETDPFVDASCIRVRTEGRVVTLEGYVASEGTRKQAERDAWYVQGVDDVINRIVLQN, encoded by the coding sequence ATGCCTAGCAATGAAGCGGTGTTGACGCAGGCGCGCGCCGCGCTGTCACAAGTACCGTATCAGGGCCGCCAGCTGCAGCCCGCGATTCACCTGCGGCTGTCGGACGGGGCGCTGATTCTCGAAGGGGAGGTGGGCAGTATCGTGGACAAGACGCGCGCGGCCGCGCACGTCCGTCGCGTGGATGGCGTGACGGCGGTGATCGATCATCTGCGCGTGGCCGATGGCGCGGTACCGGTGGGCGACGGTGCGCTGCGCGACGCGGTGTGCGAGCGGTTGCTCAATGCGATCGATTTCCGCAACTGCCGGATCTGCGCGCACACGAAGGGGCGTGTGGAAACGGTGCGCGAAGCGGTGGGCGAGCGCAGCGGGTGGATCGAGGTGGCGGCCGCCGATGGCGTGGTGACGCTGCGCGGCAACGTGATCAGCCTCTCGCATATGCGGCTGGCCGGCGTGCTGGCATGGTGGTCTGGCGGTTGCCGTTGCGTGATCAACGAGATTGTCGTGGCGCCGGCCGAGACCGATCGCGACGACGAAATTTCCGAGGCGCTGCAACTGGTGCTCGAGACCGACCCGTTCGTCGATGCGAGCTGCATCCGCGTGCGGACCGAGGGCAGGGTGGTGACGCTGGAAGGCTATGTGGCCAGCGAGGGCACGCGCAAACAGGCCGAGCGCGATGCCTGGTATGTGCAGGGCGTGGACGACGTGATCAATCGGATCGTCCTGCAGAACTGA
- a CDS encoding spore coat U domain-containing protein: MQSTSRPPSRRLSLRIAAFAALSALPLWLGAATKTTTFTVRLTLTNDCTIAASDLDFGSTGVLAANVDQQSQVSVTCSTGAPFQVGLDGGSTASSTIANRLMTGPNAATVQFQIYRDAARTQIWGNTPNTDTVGGTGNGTAQPFVMYGRVPAQTTPGAGAYTTTVTATINF, from the coding sequence ATGCAATCAACGTCTCGCCCACCGTCTCGCCGTCTGTCCCTGCGGATCGCCGCGTTCGCCGCGCTCTCCGCGCTCCCGTTGTGGCTCGGCGCCGCGACCAAGACCACCACGTTCACGGTCCGGCTCACGCTAACCAACGACTGCACGATCGCCGCCAGCGATCTGGACTTCGGCAGCACCGGCGTGCTCGCCGCCAACGTCGACCAGCAGTCGCAGGTCTCGGTCACGTGCAGCACGGGCGCACCGTTCCAGGTGGGCCTCGACGGCGGCAGCACCGCCAGCAGCACGATCGCCAATCGCCTCATGACGGGCCCGAATGCGGCCACGGTCCAATTCCAGATCTATCGCGATGCGGCACGCACGCAGATCTGGGGCAATACCCCCAATACCGACACCGTCGGGGGCACCGGCAACGGCACCGCGCAACCGTTCGTGATGTATGGACGGGTGCCGGCCCAAACGACGCCTGGCGCAGGCGCCTACACCACGACCGTCACCGCGACGATCAACTTCTGA